In Populus trichocarpa isolate Nisqually-1 chromosome 7, P.trichocarpa_v4.1, whole genome shotgun sequence, the following proteins share a genomic window:
- the LOC112328250 gene encoding LEAF RUST 10 DISEASE-RESISTANCE LOCUS RECEPTOR-LIKE PROTEIN KINASE-like 2.8 isoform X4: MLSGISKHLFGAYPALLLLVVLAGHQSCSARKNSTVYCAPSSCGNIHNISYPFRLSTDLNSCGNQKYELTCENNRPALYLKALYLNETVKYYVQAIDYSNFTIRLVDADVQKDDCFSIPRHSLTNDYLSYNWDYYLSYYTSTFVFMSCPNPILISPSYNIVDASSCKNGSTLFNSTSNISSPSSQNYSYVFIAYAHSYDDYWRDIQDLCHVNLMYPASFTFDQPTNETTIISYIDVHDSILYGFDLSWSWACCDFLKENRCKLDKADLSMYCDVGLSASPIQFATVVWPLNKFSRADYWIAYERSRQSSYLEFNYHKNGNYTTKTKTISNSDALSILIVLLITLLVLIGIYHILLFICGFPCLITLLVYTWRRRHLSMFGNIEEFLQSHDHNLTLIRYSYSEIKKITHGFNDKLGEGGYGSVYKGKLRSGRFAAVKILRKEKANGQEFINEVATIGRIHHCNVVQLIGFTVEGSKRALIYEFMPNGSLEKYIFSRQGCIPLSNQKIYEISLGVARGIEYLHEGCDMQILHFDIKPHNILLDENFTPKVSDFGLAKLYPTNNSVVSLTMARGTMGYMAPELFYKSIGGVSYKADVYSFGMLLMEMVGRRKNLNALADHSSQMYFPSWIYDQVNEGRDILEDQATEQEKNTIKKMTIVALWCIQLKPIDRPSMHRVVQMLEADIESLQIPPKPFLVPQQTSNDDRINVVNPTSLRDPSNVCSIDSSYQFGR, from the exons ATGTTGAGTGGAATATCAAAGCACCTTTTCGGTGCATATCCAGCCCTTCTTCTTCTAGTCGTCCTAGCCGGCCACCAGAGTTGCAGTGCTAGAAAGAACAGTACTGTTTACTGTGCTCCTTCTTCCTGTGGCAACATCCATAATATTAGCTACCCTTTTCGACTAAGTACCGATCTCAATAGCTGCGGCAACCAAAAATATGAACTTACTTGTGAAAACAACCGCCCAGCTTTATACTTGAAAGCTTTATACTTGAATGAGACGGTAAAATATTACGTCCAGGCAATCGATTACAGCAACTTCACGATTCGACTTGTGGATGCTGATGTTCAGAAGGATGATTGCTTCTCTATCCCTCGTCATTCTTTAACCAACGATTATTTATCCTACAactgggattattatctttcatATTATACatcaacttttgtttttatgagttGCCCAAATCCAATACTGATCAGTCCTTCATACAATATTGTGGATGCTTCTTCATGCAAAAATGGTAGTACTCTTTTTAATTCTACATCTAATATTTCTTCTCCGAGTTCCCAGAATTATTCCTATGTCTTTATTGCCTATGCCCATTCCTATGATGATTACTGGAGGGACATACAAGACTTGTGCCATGTAAATTTGATGTATCCCGCGTCTTTCACTTTTGATCAGCCGACAAATGAGACCACTATTATTTCCTATATAGATGTCCACGATAGTATTCTATATGGGTTTGATCTTTCATGGTCTTGGGCCTGTTGTGATTTTCTGAAAGAGAACCGCTGCAAACTTGATAAAGCCGACCTAAGCATGTATTGCG atgtaggATTAAGCGCTTCTCCGATCCAATTTGCAACAG TTGTATGGCCGCTAAACAAGTTTTCACGAG CTGACTATTGGATAGCATATGAAAGATCGA gGCAATCGTCATATTTGGAATTCAACTATCATAAAAACG GAAATTATACCACGAAGACCAAGACCATCTCTAATTCGGATGCACTAAGCATTCTCATAGTTTTGCTCATTACACTACTTGTGCTCATCG GGAtatatcatatattattattcatttgtGGGTTTCCATGTCTCATAACCTTATTGGTCTATACATGGCGAAGAAGGCATTTATCAATGTTTGGTAACATAGAAGAATTCTTGCAAAGTCATGATCATAATCTCACGCTTATAAGGTACTCTTACTCGGAGATTAAGAAGATAACTCATGGATTCAATGACAAGTTAGGTGAAGGAGGTTATGGCTCGGTGTACAAAGGAAAGCTTCGTAGTGGTCGTTTTGCGGCTGTAAAAATTTTGCGCAAAGAAAAAGCTAATGGGCAAGAATTTATCAATGAAGTTGCCACCATTGGAAGAATTCACCATTGCAATGTGGTGCAGCTCATAGGCTTTACTGTTGAGGGCTCAAAGCGTGCCCTTATATATGAGTTCATGCCTAATGGATCTCttgaaaagtatattttttctaGGCAAGGTTGCATACCGCTGAgcaaccaaaaaatatatgaaatttctCTTGGGGTGGCTCGTGGCATTGAATATCTACATGAAGGTTGTGACATGCAAATTTTACATTTTGACATCAAGCCTCACAACATTCTTCTCGATGAAAATTTCACTCCAAAAGTCTCAGATTTTGGACTTGCAAAATTATATCCAACTAATAATAGTGTTGTATCCCTCACTATGGCTAGAGGAACGATGGGATACATGGCTCCTGAGTTATTTTACAAAAGTATCGGAGGCGTCTCTTACAAAGCCGATGTCTATAGTTTTGGGATGTTGTTGATGGAAATGGTTGGGAGAAGGAAAAATCTGAATGCATTGGCAGATCATTCAAGCCAGATGTACTTCccttcatggatttatgatcaGGTTAATGAAGGAAGGGATATACTTGAAGATCAAGCGACAGAGCAGGAaaagaatacaataaaaaagatgactATAGTGGCATTATGGTGCATACAATTGAAGCCTATTGATCGTCCCTCGATGCACAGAGTTGTACAGATGCTTGAAGCAGATATTGAATCTCTACAAATACCTCCTAAGCCTTTTCTCGTTCCACAACAGACATCAAATGATGATAGGATCAATGTGGTTAATCCAACAAGTTTAAGAGATCCGTCAAATGTTTGTAGCATCGATTCTTCATATCAGTTTGGTCGTTGA